The window AACTTAAAAACCCCAGGTGGCGGATCCGCCGAAAACGGGGCGGCACAATGTGGTCGAGAAAACGCGTCAGAAACGCTACCCCGCTTAGGGTCTCGGTTTTCTTTTGGTAGCCGTTTTCCCGGTCGCACCAGCTAAACGTTACCTGGCTGTCGGTCACCTCCAGTATCCGGGCATTGGAGATGGCCACCCGGTGGGTGTACCGCCCCAGGTATTCGACCACACTTTCGGGCGAGCCAAAAGCCTGCTTGGCATAGACTACCCAGGGCTTTTTAATCAAATCGCGCGGCACATACTTCTGAACTTTCCCCTGTCGCTTGAGCCGGCGCAGCTTCCGAACGAAACGGGCGCTGAACACGGCAGACATCTGCTTGACGTCGAACAAAAAGTCACCATCCTGCTTGCTGCTTTTCCAGTGGCCGTTTTCATCAATCCCCCCGGCCGGAACAATCAGGTGCAGATGCGGGTGGTAGTTTAATCGCTGGTCCCAGGTATGCAGAATGGCGATGGCCCCGGCTTGTGCACCCAGCAGCTTGGGGTCTCTGGCAAACAGGCTGAGGGTTTCCCACGATTTCTCGAACAGCAGGTTGTACATCAGCTCACGATTGAAACGGAACAGCTCCAGCAACTCGTGCGGAACGGTAAACACCACGTGAAAATATTTAACCGGCAACAGTTCCTGTTTGCGGGCTTCAATCCACAACTCTTTGTCGATGCCCTGGCAACGCGGGCAATGGCGGTTGCGGCAACTGTGCAACACGTAATGTACCGAGCCGCAATCGTGGCAGGCCATGACCGAACCTCCCAGCTCGGGGGTACGGCACCTGCCCAAAGCCCACAGTGCCTTGAGCTGGTCGCCCGAGACGCCCCGTTTCTGCTGC of the Candidatus Bathyarchaeota archaeon genome contains:
- a CDS encoding IS91 family transposase; this translates as MAVDNTLGDVIRQFSPALQQKRGVSGDQLKALWALGRCRTPELGGSVMACHDCGSVHYVLHSCRNRHCPRCQGIDKELWIEARKQELLPVKYFHVVFTVPHELLELFRFNRELMYNLLFEKSWETLSLFARDPKLLGAQAGAIAILHTWDQRLNYHPHLHLIVPAGGIDENGHWKSSKQDGDFLFDVKQMSAVFSARFVRKLRRLKRQGKVQKYVPRDLIKKPWVVYAKQAFGSPESVVEYLGRYTHRVAISNARILEVTDSQVTFSWCDRENGYQKKTETLSGVAFLTRFLDHIVPPRFRRIRHLGFLS